One bacterium DNA segment encodes these proteins:
- a CDS encoding LysM peptidoglycan-binding domain-containing protein, translating into MYATAYGIRPLRSTRHAGLRHFRRLAAVIGLSLAVSVSLAVVAHGGTAPTEARVVVQPGDTIWSIAAERYPSDDVRARVEDIERLNRLSSPLITAGETLRVPA; encoded by the coding sequence ATGTACGCCACCGCCTACGGAATCCGCCCCCTCCGATCCACCCGTCACGCCGGCCTGCGCCATTTCCGCCGGCTGGCGGCGGTGATCGGCCTGTCCCTGGCGGTGAGCGTCAGCCTGGCGGTGGTGGCGCACGGCGGCACAGCGCCCACCGAAGCCAGGGTCGTGGTCCAGCCCGGCGACACGATCTGGTCGATCGCCGCCGAACGCTATCCGAGCGACGACGTGCGCGCCCGGGTGGAGGACATCGAGCGCCTCAATCGTCTGAGCAGCCCGCTGATCACCGCCGGGGAGACGCTCCGCGTGCCGGCCTAG
- a CDS encoding TIGR00300 family protein, producing MERRPRVVPGLGQPQRALREEPGRGGEGAARADQRRRRSARVTERRHTARLVLTGHIIDSMTLPQVMDMVMDLGGNFTIEELKVGQHKTDTSLCRMEVVAGSAALLDRIVRRARALGATAESEQPVRLERVTQEGVFPEGFYSTSNLPTEVLLGERWVPVENMEMDCAIAVDRGNGRARCIVFQGAKPGMEIVIGHRGVRVTPLERSRQTEIFSFMGSEVSAEKPKKVLIAGIAEEMRQIHAAGGRIAVVAGPAVVHTGAGRYLSRLIELGFVQVLFAGNALAVHDVESALFGTALGVNIESGLAIEHGHEHHMRAVNRVRAAGGLRQMVKSGQLKSGVMKSAIDHGIEFVLAGSVRDDGPLPDVITDMIEAQQRMRAALTGVRMALMLSTMLHSIATGNMLPAGVRTVCVDINPAVVTKLADRGSWQSIGLVTDVESFLRELAQVMETGAHG from the coding sequence ATGGAACGGCGACCGCGCGTCGTGCCTGGTCTCGGCCAGCCGCAGCGTGCTCTACGCGAAGAGCCCGGGCGAGGCGGCGAAGGCGCTGCGCGCGCAGATCAACGCCGTCGCCGGAGCGCTCGCGTGACCGAGCGACGCCACACGGCACGCCTGGTGCTCACCGGTCACATCATCGACTCGATGACCCTGCCGCAGGTGATGGACATGGTCATGGACCTGGGTGGGAACTTCACCATCGAAGAGCTCAAGGTCGGCCAGCACAAAACCGACACGTCGCTCTGCCGGATGGAGGTGGTCGCCGGTTCGGCGGCGCTGCTGGACCGCATCGTCCGCCGCGCCCGCGCCCTGGGCGCCACCGCCGAATCCGAGCAGCCGGTCCGCCTCGAGCGGGTGACGCAGGAGGGCGTCTTCCCCGAAGGCTTTTACTCGACCAGCAACCTGCCCACCGAGGTCCTACTGGGGGAGCGATGGGTGCCGGTCGAGAACATGGAGATGGACTGCGCCATCGCCGTCGACCGCGGGAACGGCCGCGCGAGGTGCATCGTGTTCCAGGGCGCCAAGCCTGGGATGGAGATCGTGATCGGGCACCGGGGCGTCCGCGTCACCCCCCTGGAGCGCTCGCGCCAGACCGAGATCTTCAGCTTCATGGGCAGCGAGGTCTCGGCCGAGAAGCCGAAGAAGGTGCTCATCGCGGGCATCGCCGAGGAGATGCGGCAGATCCATGCGGCCGGCGGCCGCATCGCGGTCGTGGCCGGCCCCGCGGTGGTTCACACCGGCGCCGGACGGTACCTGTCCCGGCTGATCGAGCTCGGCTTCGTCCAGGTGCTGTTCGCCGGCAACGCGCTGGCCGTCCACGACGTCGAGTCGGCGCTGTTCGGCACCGCGCTCGGGGTGAACATCGAGAGCGGGCTTGCGATCGAGCACGGGCACGAACACCACATGCGAGCCGTCAACCGCGTCCGGGCGGCCGGCGGGCTGCGGCAGATGGTCAAGAGCGGGCAGCTGAAATCCGGGGTCATGAAGTCCGCCATCGACCACGGGATCGAGTTCGTCCTCGCCGGTTCGGTGCGCGACGACGGCCCGTTGCCGGATGTCATCACCGACATGATCGAAGCGCAGCAGCGCATGCGGGCGGCGCTCACCGGCGTGCGCATGGCGCTGATGCTCTCGACCATGCTGCACTCCATCGCCACCGGGAACATGCTCCCGGCGGGCGTGCGAACCGTGTGCGTGGACATCAACCCGGCGGTGGTGACCAAGCTGGCGGACCGCGGGAGCTGGCAGTCGATCGGCCTGGTCACCGATGTCGAGTCTTTCTTGCGCGAACTGGCCCAAGTCATGGAAACTGGGGCCCATGGGTAA
- a CDS encoding glutaredoxin family protein produces the protein MALVLVSRQGCHLCEQALSLLRELGLEVALADVDADVELFAQYDWRVPVVLLDGRVIAEGRILPDQLRRALGS, from the coding sequence ATGGCCCTGGTGCTCGTCTCCCGGCAAGGCTGTCACCTTTGCGAGCAGGCGCTGAGCCTCCTGCGCGAGCTCGGCCTGGAGGTCGCGCTGGCCGACGTCGACGCCGACGTCGAGCTGTTCGCCCAGTACGACTGGCGCGTCCCGGTCGTGCTCCTCGACGGCCGGGTCATCGCCGAAGGCCGAATCCTGCCCGATCAGCTCCGGCGGGCCCTCGGTAGCTAG
- the miaA gene encoding tRNA (adenosine(37)-N6)-dimethylallyltransferase MiaA gives MVRVPVLVGPTGIGKSQLAYRLALEIGGEIVVADSRQVYERLDIATNKPPPEYRRQVRYHMIDFVDPATTFNAAEYVNGARAAIAGIAARGRVPIVEGGTMLYVDALCDGFSLTGVPPNPGLRAELQLLDAAALRERVLALDPDPGVDLQNPVRMIRAIEVLRAAGAPLRRLRQRTPPAWDALRIGLSADLSVIDRRLDERSRQQVERGLISETRAALESGVPESAAVLTGIGYAEAVAHIRGELTLAELPAAMARSNRRYARRQLRWWRRDPRVAWSAIEPDPLPAILNRVRNSIG, from the coding sequence ATAGTCCGGGTTCCCGTCCTCGTCGGCCCGACCGGCATCGGCAAGTCCCAGCTGGCCTATCGGCTCGCGCTCGAGATCGGTGGCGAGATCGTGGTCGCCGACTCGCGTCAGGTCTACGAGCGCTTGGACATCGCGACCAACAAGCCGCCGCCGGAGTACCGGCGCCAGGTCCGCTACCACATGATCGACTTCGTCGACCCGGCGACGACCTTCAATGCGGCGGAGTACGTCAACGGAGCGCGGGCCGCCATCGCCGGCATCGCGGCCCGCGGCAGGGTTCCGATCGTCGAGGGCGGAACGATGCTCTACGTCGATGCCCTGTGTGACGGGTTCAGCCTCACGGGAGTGCCTCCCAACCCCGGACTGAGAGCTGAGCTCCAGCTTCTTGATGCCGCCGCCCTGCGCGAGCGGGTGCTGGCTCTAGACCCCGATCCCGGCGTCGACCTGCAAAACCCGGTCCGCATGATCCGGGCGATCGAAGTCCTGCGGGCCGCGGGCGCCCCGCTGCGGCGGCTGCGCCAGCGAACACCGCCCGCCTGGGATGCGCTGCGCATCGGGCTGTCCGCCGATCTGTCCGTCATCGATCGCCGGCTCGACGAGCGGAGCCGGCAGCAGGTGGAGCGTGGGCTGATCAGCGAGACCAGGGCGGCCCTCGAATCCGGCGTGCCCGAAAGCGCGGCCGTGCTCACGGGGATCGGTTACGCCGAGGCCGTGGCGCACATCCGAGGCGAGCTGACGCTCGCCGAGCTGCCCGCCGCGATGGCGCGCTCCAACCGGCGCTATGCCCGACGGCAGCTGCGCTGGTGGCGCCGTGATCCCCGGGTCGCCTGGTCGGCAATCGAGCCGGACCCGCTCCCCGCTATCCTCAACCGTGTGAGAAATTCGATTGGCTAA
- a CDS encoding TetR/AcrR family transcriptional regulator codes for MPKSTPCSKARAKSSGWSYPAPWRATSLAVAASSPAQQRRDARLERRRRRIAEAALTLFATRGYNLTSVEEIVAQARASKSAFYECFTSKEHCFRELLAEEGGSLIHEVLTQAARGHNHRERLRLGITTFVHSCFERSAVARLLIVESVGLSTGVDAVRHELQGRFAGAVAEEVRHAMLHDPFYADKDPQVFGRAVVGAVSDAVGHFLTHPGVEAESLAAGLCRIFAP; via the coding sequence ATGCCAAAATCTACACCCTGTTCGAAGGCACGAGCGAAATCCAGCGGCTGGTCATATCCCGCGCCCTGGCGCGCGACTAGCTTGGCGGTCGCGGCGAGCTCGCCAGCCCAGCAGCGTCGCGATGCGAGGCTCGAGCGGCGCCGCCGGCGGATCGCCGAAGCCGCCCTGACGCTTTTTGCGACCCGCGGCTACAACCTGACCTCGGTCGAAGAGATCGTGGCCCAGGCCAGGGCGTCGAAATCGGCGTTCTACGAGTGCTTCACCTCGAAGGAGCACTGCTTCCGGGAGCTGCTGGCCGAAGAGGGCGGGTCGCTGATCCATGAGGTGCTGACCCAGGCCGCCAGGGGCCACAACCACCGCGAGCGGCTGCGCTTGGGTATCACCACGTTCGTCCACTCGTGCTTCGAGCGCTCGGCGGTGGCGCGGCTGTTGATCGTCGAGTCGGTCGGGCTGAGCACCGGCGTCGATGCGGTGCGGCACGAGCTGCAGGGCCGGTTCGCCGGCGCCGTGGCGGAGGAGGTCCGGCACGCCATGCTCCACGATCCTTTTTATGCGGACAAGGACCCGCAGGTGTTCGGGCGGGCGGTGGTGGGGGCGGTCAGCGATGCCGTCGGCCACTTCCTGACCCACCCCGGCGTCGAGGCGGAGTCGCTGGCGGCGGGCCTGTGCCGCATCTTCGCCCCGTAG
- a CDS encoding acyl-CoA dehydrogenase, translated as MVSFELTDEQREIRDWVHDFAEKEIRPVAAQYDEAEEFPWPILKKAAEVGLYGVDFLQQTYADSTGIMPALVAEELTWGCAGIALAIQGTGLPIAAIFSQGTPEQIATWIPACFGTVEKPALGAFAVTEPDAGSDVSSMKTRAVRSNGDWVINGQKIFITNGGIADVHVVVAAVEPELGTRGQASFVVPPGTKGLRMGKKEKKMGIRASHTAEVLLEDCTIPLENVLGGMDKLEARLARAHAGTHQRSSVALKTFELSRPIVGAQALGIARAAFEFALRYAKERRQFGKPLIENEAIAFMLADMATEIEATRALIWRALWEGRNGGEFKKAEGSMAKLKAGEVAVKVTEQAIQICGGYGYIRDFPVEKWHRDAKIYTLFEGTSEIQRLVISRALARD; from the coding sequence ATGGTTTCTTTCGAGCTGACCGACGAGCAGCGTGAGATTCGTGACTGGGTCCACGACTTCGCCGAGAAGGAGATCCGCCCGGTCGCGGCCCAATACGACGAGGCGGAGGAGTTCCCCTGGCCGATCCTCAAGAAGGCGGCCGAGGTGGGCCTCTACGGCGTCGACTTCCTGCAGCAGACGTACGCCGACTCGACCGGGATCATGCCCGCGCTCGTCGCCGAGGAGCTGACCTGGGGCTGCGCCGGCATCGCTCTGGCCATCCAGGGCACCGGCCTGCCGATCGCCGCCATCTTCTCGCAGGGCACGCCGGAGCAGATCGCGACCTGGATCCCGGCCTGCTTCGGCACGGTTGAGAAACCCGCGCTGGGCGCGTTCGCCGTGACCGAGCCCGACGCCGGGTCGGACGTGTCGTCGATGAAGACCCGCGCCGTGCGCTCGAACGGCGATTGGGTGATCAACGGCCAGAAGATCTTCATCACCAACGGCGGGATCGCGGACGTCCACGTCGTCGTGGCGGCGGTCGAGCCGGAGCTCGGCACGCGTGGGCAGGCGAGCTTTGTCGTCCCGCCCGGGACCAAGGGCCTGCGCATGGGCAAGAAGGAAAAGAAGATGGGCATCCGAGCCTCGCACACCGCCGAGGTGCTGCTCGAGGACTGCACGATCCCGCTGGAGAACGTGCTCGGCGGCATGGACAAGCTCGAGGCCAGGCTCGCCCGCGCCCACGCGGGCACACATCAGCGCTCGTCGGTGGCCCTCAAGACCTTCGAGCTGTCACGCCCCATCGTCGGCGCCCAGGCGCTGGGCATCGCGCGGGCGGCGTTCGAGTTCGCGCTGCGGTACGCGAAGGAGCGCAGGCAGTTCGGCAAGCCTCTGATCGAGAACGAAGCGATCGCCTTCATGCTCGCCGACATGGCGACCGAGATCGAGGCGACGCGGGCTCTGATCTGGCGCGCGCTGTGGGAGGGCCGCAACGGGGGAGAGTTCAAGAAGGCCGAGGGCTCGATGGCCAAGCTGAAGGCCGGCGAGGTGGCGGTGAAGGTCACCGAGCAGGCGATCCAGATCTGCGGCGGCTACGGCTACATCCGCGACTTCCCCGTCGAGAAGTGGCACCGCGATGCCAAAATCTACACCCTGTTCGAAGGCACGAGCGAAATCCAGCGGCTGGTCATATCCCGCGCCCTGGCGCGCGACTAG
- the lexA gene encoding transcriptional repressor LexA: protein MNEQLTERQTKILDYIRYVTRVRSYPPSVREIGEAVGLSSSSTVHNHLNQLERRGLIRRDPSKSRTVQLVQDAEVDKQRRNAVSVPVVGNVAAGAPILAEQNIEDHVLLSSEMAQEGFFLLRVRGDSMINAGILDSDMVLVRPQQEAPQGAIVVALVDGDATVKRFERGNGNVRLVAENPAYEPIVTTNVNLVGVVRGVIRLFR, encoded by the coding sequence GTGAACGAACAGCTCACCGAACGGCAGACCAAGATCCTCGACTACATCCGCTACGTGACCCGGGTGCGCAGCTATCCCCCGAGCGTGCGCGAGATCGGCGAGGCGGTCGGTCTCAGCTCGAGCTCGACCGTCCACAACCACCTCAACCAGCTCGAGCGGCGCGGCCTCATCCGCCGCGATCCCAGCAAGTCGCGCACGGTCCAGCTCGTCCAGGACGCCGAGGTCGACAAGCAGAGGCGCAACGCCGTCTCCGTGCCGGTCGTCGGCAACGTCGCCGCGGGAGCTCCGATCCTGGCCGAGCAGAACATCGAAGACCACGTGCTGCTCTCGTCGGAGATGGCCCAGGAGGGCTTCTTCCTCCTTCGCGTCCGGGGCGACAGCATGATCAACGCCGGCATCCTGGACAGCGACATGGTCCTCGTGCGGCCCCAGCAGGAGGCGCCTCAGGGCGCCATCGTCGTCGCTCTGGTCGACGGCGACGCGACCGTGAAGAGGTTTGAGCGCGGCAACGGCAACGTTCGCCTGGTGGCGGAGAATCCGGCCTACGAGCCGATCGTGACCACCAACGTGAACCTGGTCGGCGTCGTCCGCGGGGTGATCAGGCTCTTCCGCTAG
- a CDS encoding aminotransferase class I/II-fold pyridoxal phosphate-dependent enzyme, whose protein sequence is MSPGAKRLGLIPPYLFAEIDRKVQEKKRSGVDVISLGVGDPDLPTPRRIVSVLQEAAADPANHRYPSYFGLAELREAIAGWYRERSGVGLDPTTEILPTLGSKDGISHVPLALVDPGDVVLAPDPGYTVYVTGALMAGAEPYVMPLRAENEWLPDLEAIPHDVARRARLMWLNYPNNPTAAVAGREFLERAVAFCREHGIVLCHDAPYSEIAFDGYRPLSLFEIPGAKEVGLEFHSLSKTYNMTGWRIGWVCGRADLVGLIGQLKTNIDSGIFQAVQWAAIEALKGGEEDTHAACEIYARRHRLVADTLNDLGWTIRPPRATFYVWAPIPKGYDSIGFAGHVLDEVGVNITPGVGFGAHGEGYFRLSVTAPDPRLEEAMARLRKLTL, encoded by the coding sequence ATGTCGCCGGGGGCAAAGCGGTTGGGCCTGATACCGCCTTATCTCTTCGCCGAGATCGACCGCAAGGTGCAGGAGAAGAAGCGATCAGGCGTCGATGTCATCTCGCTGGGCGTCGGCGACCCGGACCTGCCGACGCCGCGGCGGATCGTCAGCGTCCTGCAGGAGGCCGCGGCCGATCCCGCCAACCATCGGTACCCGTCGTACTTCGGCCTGGCCGAGCTGCGCGAGGCGATTGCCGGTTGGTACCGAGAGCGATCCGGCGTGGGACTGGATCCGACCACGGAAATCCTGCCCACGCTCGGCTCCAAGGATGGGATCAGCCACGTGCCCCTGGCGCTGGTCGACCCGGGTGACGTCGTCCTCGCGCCGGATCCCGGCTACACCGTTTATGTGACGGGCGCGCTGATGGCGGGCGCAGAGCCATACGTGATGCCGCTGCGGGCGGAGAACGAATGGCTGCCCGACCTGGAGGCGATTCCACACGACGTCGCGCGGCGCGCCCGGCTCATGTGGCTGAACTATCCCAACAATCCGACCGCGGCCGTGGCGGGCCGCGAGTTCCTCGAGCGCGCCGTCGCGTTCTGTCGAGAACACGGCATCGTGCTGTGTCACGACGCTCCGTATTCGGAGATCGCCTTCGACGGCTACCGACCGCTCAGCCTGTTCGAGATCCCAGGCGCGAAGGAAGTCGGGCTCGAGTTCCACTCCCTGTCGAAGACGTACAACATGACCGGCTGGCGCATCGGCTGGGTGTGCGGCCGCGCCGACCTGGTCGGCCTCATCGGCCAGCTGAAGACCAACATCGACTCCGGGATCTTCCAGGCGGTGCAGTGGGCCGCGATCGAAGCGCTGAAGGGTGGGGAGGAGGACACGCATGCGGCGTGCGAGATCTACGCGCGTCGCCACCGGCTCGTGGCGGACACGCTCAACGACCTCGGTTGGACCATCCGGCCACCGCGCGCAACCTTTTACGTGTGGGCGCCGATCCCGAAGGGATACGACTCGATCGGCTTCGCCGGCCACGTGCTGGACGAGGTGGGCGTGAACATCACGCCCGGTGTCGGCTTTGGGGCTCACGGCGAAGGCTACTTCCGGCTTTCCGTGACGGCGCCCGACCCCCGTCTCGAAGAGGCCATGGCGCGTTTGAGGAAGCTCACCCTCTGA
- a CDS encoding NAD+ synthase, with protein MRIALAQINPTVGDLGGNTSLITEWIRRAREAGADIVCFPELTITGYPPEDLVLKPAFVRDNLKQLDVVARATKGISAVVGFVDEDGDIFNAAAFLHDGELQAVYHKVFLPNYGVFDEQRYFEPGHRCPIVELDGVRVGLSVCEDCWYPSGPMAWEAHHGAQLMININGSPYHAGKRAPREAMVAGRAADYGAFVAWVNTAGGQDELVFDGNSVVFGPRGQVLGHAASFAEELLVCDLDIAAASVHRPVEEIRREAEGATRLELAVTEVRVRAGGPTAKPAITTRMAAPLEGAAEIYAAVVLGTHDYVRKQGFEKVVIGMSGGVDSALTAAIACDALGAHNVIGVRMPSRHTSTESLEDAGLVAEALGMQLLDFPIEPAHRAFEEVLAGAFRGTQPGVAEENLQPRIRATILHGLSNKFGYIVLSTGNKSELATGYGTLYGDIAGGFAVLKDITKTTVYELCRYRNSLGSADRAPGGLQPIPEHVLAKPPSAELKPGQKDSDSLPPYEELDPILRGYIEEDLSPEELVAAGNRPQTVARVIQLVDRSEYKRRQAPPGVKITPRAFGRDRRMPITNRYRPNGARPAAEGEPPA; from the coding sequence GTGAGGATCGCGCTCGCCCAGATCAACCCGACGGTGGGCGACCTCGGGGGCAATACGAGCCTGATCACCGAGTGGATCAGGCGCGCCCGCGAGGCGGGGGCGGACATCGTGTGCTTCCCGGAGCTGACGATCACCGGCTATCCCCCGGAGGACCTCGTCCTCAAGCCGGCCTTCGTCCGCGACAACCTCAAGCAGCTCGACGTCGTGGCCAGGGCGACGAAGGGGATCTCCGCCGTCGTCGGCTTCGTCGACGAGGACGGCGACATCTTCAACGCCGCGGCGTTCCTGCACGACGGCGAGCTCCAGGCCGTCTACCACAAGGTGTTCCTGCCCAACTACGGGGTCTTCGACGAGCAGCGGTACTTCGAGCCCGGCCACCGCTGCCCGATCGTCGAGCTCGACGGCGTGCGTGTCGGATTGTCCGTTTGCGAGGACTGCTGGTACCCCTCCGGACCGATGGCCTGGGAAGCGCACCACGGCGCGCAGCTGATGATCAACATCAACGGCTCGCCCTACCACGCGGGCAAGCGCGCCCCGCGCGAGGCCATGGTGGCCGGACGCGCGGCCGATTACGGCGCGTTCGTCGCCTGGGTCAACACTGCCGGCGGCCAGGACGAGCTGGTCTTCGACGGCAACAGCGTGGTCTTCGGTCCGCGCGGCCAGGTGCTCGGCCACGCGGCGTCGTTCGCCGAGGAGCTCCTGGTCTGCGACCTCGACATCGCCGCGGCCTCGGTCCACCGGCCGGTGGAGGAGATCCGGCGCGAGGCCGAGGGCGCGACCAGGCTGGAGCTCGCCGTCACCGAGGTGCGGGTTCGTGCCGGCGGCCCGACGGCGAAGCCCGCGATCACGACGCGGATGGCGGCGCCCCTGGAGGGCGCGGCCGAGATCTATGCCGCGGTCGTGCTCGGCACGCACGACTACGTGCGCAAGCAGGGGTTCGAGAAGGTCGTCATCGGGATGTCGGGCGGCGTCGACTCGGCCCTGACCGCCGCCATCGCCTGCGACGCCCTCGGCGCCCACAACGTCATCGGCGTGCGCATGCCCTCGCGCCACACCTCGACCGAGAGCCTCGAGGACGCGGGGCTCGTGGCCGAGGCGCTCGGCATGCAGCTGCTGGACTTCCCCATCGAACCCGCGCACCGGGCTTTCGAGGAGGTCCTCGCCGGCGCCTTCAGGGGCACCCAGCCCGGGGTCGCCGAGGAGAACCTCCAGCCGCGCATCCGGGCCACCATCTTGCACGGGCTGTCCAACAAGTTCGGCTACATCGTCCTCAGCACCGGCAACAAGTCGGAGCTGGCCACCGGCTACGGCACGCTGTACGGCGACATCGCCGGCGGCTTCGCGGTCCTCAAGGACATCACCAAGACGACGGTCTACGAGCTGTGCCGCTACCGCAACTCGCTCGGCTCGGCCGATCGCGCGCCGGGTGGCCTCCAGCCGATTCCCGAGCACGTGCTGGCCAAGCCGCCGTCGGCGGAGCTGAAGCCGGGCCAGAAGGACAGCGACAGCCTGCCGCCCTACGAGGAGCTCGATCCCATCCTTCGCGGCTACATCGAGGAGGACCTGAGCCCGGAGGAGCTGGTCGCGGCCGGCAACCGGCCCCAGACGGTGGCGCGCGTCATCCAGCTCGTCGACCGCAGCGAGTACAAGCGCCGCCAGGCACCCCCCGGGGTCAAGATCACGCCTCGGGCTTTCGGCCGTGACCGGCGCATGCCGATCACCAACCGCTACCGCCCCAACGGGGCTCGGCCTGCAGCCGAAGGCGAGCCCCCGGCATAA
- the hflX gene encoding GTPase HflX — protein sequence MGADPEGIRLDRLRRPRAGRGGREHHARCRLWGSRRRLLPAFRDGARPPSRRGHGAFEEAHPLITTSSPRERAYLVGVLLPGTASDLVREQMAELADLARTAGAEVVGSEVQRRSEVDPAHFIGMGKVDALREMRLEGGFDLVICNEDLSPRQQRNLEKALKTRVLDRTEVILEIFAQHARTHEGRLQVEAARLHHLLPRLIGAYAYDRQVGGRRGGVGARGGFGEQQIEVEKRRIRKRMRDLEREIEQVRSQRHQQRTGRRRAELETAAIVGYTNAGKSTLLNALTGADVRAEQRVFATLDPTTRRFELSSGREMLVTDTVGFIQKLPTDLVAAFRATLEEVTEADLILQVLDISSPAVEEQAATVDQVLADLGAAGKPRVVALNKVDLLGPAARRRAVGLLSARYPGAVAISATTRTGLLDLLAAVDGSSRGDTVSLEILVPYGSEGVLAALRKVGGVERTEYVEGGTRAWGWVPRHAARRFQAFSSASGRA from the coding sequence GTGGGCGCCGATCCCGAAGGGATACGACTCGATCGGCTTCGCCGGCCACGTGCTGGACGAGGTGGGCGTGAACATCACGCCCGGTGTCGGCTTTGGGGCTCACGGCGAAGGCTACTTCCGGCTTTCCGTGACGGCGCCCGACCCCCGTCTCGAAGAGGCCATGGCGCGTTTGAGGAAGCTCACCCTCTGATCACGACCAGCAGTCCGCGAGAGCGGGCGTATCTGGTCGGGGTGCTGCTCCCCGGCACGGCTTCGGACCTGGTCCGAGAGCAGATGGCAGAGCTCGCGGACCTGGCACGCACGGCGGGCGCCGAGGTCGTGGGCTCGGAGGTGCAGCGCCGCAGCGAGGTCGACCCGGCGCACTTCATCGGCATGGGCAAGGTCGATGCCCTGCGCGAGATGAGGCTGGAGGGCGGATTCGACCTCGTCATCTGCAACGAGGACCTGAGCCCGAGGCAGCAGCGCAACCTCGAAAAGGCGCTCAAGACGCGGGTGCTCGACCGTACCGAGGTGATCCTGGAGATCTTCGCCCAGCATGCGCGCACGCACGAGGGCCGCCTGCAGGTCGAAGCGGCGAGGCTGCATCACCTCCTGCCACGCCTGATCGGGGCTTACGCGTACGACCGCCAGGTTGGCGGCCGGCGTGGCGGGGTGGGGGCACGGGGCGGTTTTGGTGAGCAGCAGATCGAGGTCGAGAAGCGGCGGATTCGCAAGCGCATGCGCGACCTCGAGCGCGAGATCGAGCAGGTGCGCTCGCAGCGACACCAGCAGCGAACCGGGCGGAGGCGCGCGGAGCTCGAGACGGCGGCGATCGTCGGCTACACGAACGCCGGCAAGTCGACCCTGCTCAACGCGCTGACCGGCGCCGACGTTCGGGCCGAGCAGCGCGTGTTCGCGACCCTCGACCCGACGACGCGACGGTTCGAGCTGTCGAGCGGGCGCGAGATGCTGGTCACGGACACGGTGGGCTTCATCCAGAAGCTGCCGACCGACCTGGTCGCCGCCTTCCGCGCGACGCTCGAGGAGGTGACCGAGGCGGACCTGATCCTTCAGGTGCTGGACATCAGCTCGCCCGCCGTCGAAGAGCAGGCGGCGACCGTGGATCAGGTGCTCGCCGATCTGGGAGCGGCCGGCAAGCCTCGCGTCGTCGCCCTCAACAAGGTGGATCTCCTTGGGCCGGCGGCGCGGCGGCGGGCGGTCGGCCTGCTTTCAGCGCGCTATCCCGGCGCGGTGGCCATCTCGGCCACCACCCGCACCGGACTGCTCGACCTGCTCGCCGCCGTGGACGGATCGAGTCGTGGCGACACGGTGAGCTTGGAGATCCTCGTCCCGTACGGCAGCGAGGGCGTGCTCGCCGCCCTGCGCAAGGTCGGCGGTGTCGAGCGCACGGAGTACGTCGAAGGCGGCACCAGGGCCTGGGGCTGGGTGCCGCGTCACGCCGCCAGGCGCTTCCAGGCCTTCAGCTCCGCTAGCGGAAGAGCCTGA
- the pyrF gene encoding orotidine-5'-phosphate decarboxylase: MRCVIYFERLRALSAARNTLLCVGLDPDPERIQGGAAGALRHCREVLRQTEEHVCCFKPNSAFWEQYGPDGWAALVELRAQAPETPFLFDVKRSDMGNTMRAYARTAFETLAMDAATVTPYLGADSIEEFTRYENKGVYVVCRSSNPGAADLQHLQAAGRAVYLHVAAMAERLNVKGNVGLVAGATAPDQITELRQATALPFLIPGIGAQGGDLEGSVKGAWNGDRASCLVSASRSVLYAKSPGEAAKALRAQINAVAGALA, translated from the coding sequence TTGCGGTGCGTGATTTACTTCGAACGCCTCCGCGCGCTCTCCGCGGCACGCAACACCCTGCTGTGCGTCGGCCTGGACCCGGACCCGGAGCGGATCCAGGGCGGTGCCGCCGGCGCGCTGCGCCACTGCCGCGAGGTGTTGCGCCAGACCGAAGAGCACGTCTGCTGCTTCAAGCCGAACAGCGCCTTCTGGGAGCAGTACGGCCCGGACGGCTGGGCGGCCCTCGTGGAGCTGCGCGCCCAAGCGCCCGAGACGCCGTTCCTGTTCGACGTCAAGCGAAGCGACATGGGCAACACGATGCGGGCGTACGCGCGCACGGCCTTCGAGACGCTGGCGATGGATGCGGCGACCGTCACCCCGTACCTGGGCGCCGACTCGATCGAAGAGTTCACGCGCTACGAGAACAAGGGGGTGTACGTCGTGTGCCGCTCGTCGAACCCTGGGGCCGCCGACCTGCAGCACCTGCAGGCGGCAGGCAGGGCGGTGTACCTCCACGTCGCCGCGATGGCCGAACGGCTGAACGTCAAGGGCAACGTCGGCCTGGTCGCCGGCGCCACCGCGCCCGACCAGATCACCGAGCTGCGCCAGGCGACGGCCCTGCCGTTCCTCATCCCGGGCATCGGTGCGCAGGGGGGCGACCTCGAAGGCTCGGTCAAGGGCGCATGGAACGGCGACCGCGCGTCGTGCCTGGTCTCGGCCAGCCGCAGCGTGCTCTACGCGAAGAGCCCGGGCGAGGCGGCGAAGGCGCTGCGCGCGCAGATCAACGCCGTCGCCGGAGCGCTCGCGTGA